The genomic window GAAGTTGAACTTCCTCCAACTGAACCGCATCCTAAAGTCATTGCTGGGAAAATATCTGTTGTTGCGCCAATCCCTCCTAATGTTGCAGATGTATTTATTAACAAGCGAGATACTGGTGCTTTCAATGTGAACTCTTTAATGATTGCGTCATTTTTAGAATGAAGTCCCATTGTGTGCCCTGCACCCTCTTGGTTTAATATATTAATGGATAATTCTAACGCTTCTTTCCAAGTATCAACGGTATAAAATGCTAAGATTGTACTCAGTTTTTCACGAGAATATGGTGCATGAATACCAACGCGTGATTCTTCAGCAATTAACACTTTAGCTGACACAGGAACATCAATCCCTGCCAGGTCCCCTACATATTGTGGTGATCTACCCACAATTTTGGCGTTCATTCGACCATCCGGTCTTAGAATAAATTTCTCTAATTTCTCAGCGTCTGCTTTAGGTAAGAAGTAGGCACCTTGTTTTTCTAGCTCTTTAACTACACGCTCTTTATTGTTTTTCTCAACAATGATTGATTGCTCAGAGGCACAAACAGTTCCGTAGTCGAATGTTTTCGATTCCATAATTTGTTTGACTGCTAGTGGTACATCTGCACTGTTTTCGATGAATGCAGGGCCATTACCTGGTCCTACCCCAATAGCTGGTGTTCCAGATGAGTAGGCAGCTTTAACCATTGCTGATCCACCTGTTGCAAGAATAAGATTTGTATCGTTATTCGTCATTAATTCTTGCGTCGCGTCCATCGTCACTGTTGTAATAACATTAATCGAATTCTCCGGTAAGCCGGCTTTGACTCCCGCTTCATTCATTACTTTTACAGTTTCAATGATTGATTTCAATGCACTTGGATGCGGTGAAAAGACGATTGTATTCCCAGCTTTAATTGAAATTAATGCTTTATAGATAACTGTAGAAGTAGGATTCGTTGATGGAATTAATCCAGCAATGACACCTTTTGGTACAGCCACTTCTGTGACAGTATCTGTCTCATTAATAATTCCAATTGTTCGCATATCTTCCATTGCTTGAGTCACATACTTTGATGCAAAGGCGTTTTTGATGACTTTATCTTGCCATTTACCAAAGCCTGTTTCTTCCGCTGCCATTTTCGCTAATGGTACTCGTTGTGAATAAGCAGCTTTAGATAGCACTTTAACAATTGTGTCAATTTCTTCTTGAGATAATTGCGCTAATTTTAATTGTGCTTCTTTCGCTTTTGCAAGTAATTGCCGTGTTTCTTGAATGGATGCTAAATCTTTATATTCAATACTCACTAATTATTACCTCCTTCATTGACTAATGCTTCAATTAATTTGTCTTTTTCAGCATTTTTTATCTGTGATACTTCAATTCCTGAGAGCGGTTGTTTATATGCCAAAGCTCTTAGTTGAGTTACTTTCAATTCACTTAAGGATTCTTTAGTGAATGAATCGGCTTCACTTTGACTTGACTCTTCAGGTTGTTCTTCAGCTGAAAACAATTGAATTGAAGATCCTGTTTCGGTTTCCTCAATCATAGGCTTTTCTTCTATGACTGGTTCTTCTTGAGTTTCTTTAATGACTTCAGATTCCTTCGGTTTCTTTGTCTTTATGCTTTTTAATAACATGTTTTCAACTTGCTCATCTAATCTTGCAATGACATGGCTTGAAATCAAATTATTCGTCCCTTCCAATGCTCTAACACCTGCCTCAACTGCTGATTGAACTGCTGCAACATCTCCATATAATTCTACGGTTGTTAATCCGCCACGAATTCGTCGATTCCCTAATAGATTAACATCCGCAGATTTCAAAGCTGCATCACTTGCCACAATCGCTGAAAGCATTCCACTAACTTCAATTAAACCTAGTGCTCTTATGGCCACTTACTCATCCCCTTTAATATGCGAGTGGATTGTCTGCAACAGCTTGAACAGCTGCTGCAAATGCATCACATGCCGCAGTACAAGCTGATTGACTCCCTGTTAGTAATGCGCCACCAAAGTTCGTTTCAGTAGGTGGTTCATATAACACTTTCATCTCCACATCTGCTGCCTTTAACGCTGCATCCAAACCAATCATTGCTTCTAGCGGTGGAGCAATTAGGTAAGCTATCGCTTCACCTTCTCTTACACCAGCAACTTCGGATAGATAAGTCCCACTTCTAGATACGTTATGAGCGAAATAAATGATCGAATTGTCATCATTTGCACTATAGAAACTTGCGTCTCTTTCAATAACTTGCCTTGCTGCATCTAACCCACTACGCACTTCATCAGGCGAAGGTCCAGCAATAATTCCAATGACTTCTCCAGCTAATTTGGTATTCGCATTATCTGCTCCACCGTAAAAACTTTTTGCGTAGACAACATCGACAGATGATTTTTTAGTTGCTTCATCTAGGGCAACATAAGTCACATCATCTGAATCTGAGGTAATTATACCTAAGCTCTTTTGGTTACTTTTTAATTTTAAATGTTTTGCAAGACCCTCATCTACATTGGGAATAATCCTCACAGCTAAAACCTCTGCACCAAGACGTTCGTTTCTCATTCCTATTCCTCCTTAGAAACTCGTTTTAATTCGACACCGGATACTTTTGCATCGAGTATCTCCTTAATAACATCAGCAATATATGCTCCAGCTTCAACTGCCGAAGTTCCCTGACTATGAATATTTGATATAACTGTTCTTCGAGCTTCTGGCATTCCTACCGTTGGCTTATAGGCAATATATGCACTCATCGATTCAGCTGTTACTAGACCTGGTCGCTCACCGATTAATAGACATACAACTTTGGCACCCGTGATATCTCCAATTGGATCCATTGCTGGTACACGACAGTGTTTAACGAAGACAATATCTCCAAAGTCTAAGTTATATGTTTTTAATCCTTGACGAATTGCTGGGATAATATCTTTAATGTTGGCACCTATTGCGGCTGAACTTAAGCCATCTCCAACAACAATTGCTACGTCTGCACCGTTAGGAATTGTCTTTTTGATTGTTGCTTTCGCTTCATCAGAGAATTTTCTTCCTAAGTCAGGTCGAGTTACATACGTATCCTTGTCTCCACATAGTGTTTCGACCGCAGTTAAGTTCATCTCTTCAATTAATTCATCATCAACATAAGAGAACACGGCATCTTGCGCTGCTGCGTGATCCGCTCTAAATCTTAAGACAGGTTCAGTCTTATATCTCGTTCCTGAACGACCTAAGCCTAAACGAGCAGGTGTATTTTTCTTCAGTCGTAGGTAGCCTTCTTTATCATTTGGATTATCTACTAAGTATTGTTCACGAATGTTTACTTCTGTAATATCATCAATAAAACCGTCTTCTATCTCAACATTGTCCGGTGTCTTATTAGGCACTTTAATGTCATCAACATCGACAGGTGCTTCTTCTTTTACTTCGTCATGGCTACTAGAATTATGACTCGATGACTTTAAAACGGATTCATCGTCAACAATGTCTACTAATATTGAACGAATAAGTTCTTTTAATTCTACTTGTTCCACTCTTACACCCCTTCATTTATTTAGTAAGAAATACAGACGCATCTCCAGCTAAGTCAGTTAACTGGCCATTTTCACTGAATCCCATTTTTTCCAGCCACTCATCAAATTCTTTAATTGGACGTTTATTCAATAATTGACGAATTGTCGCTGTTTCTTGGAACCCTGTTGTTTGGTAGTTAAGCATAACGTCATCACCATTCGGGATACCCATAATAAAGTTAACACCCGCCACACCAAGTAGAACGGCAAGATTCTCCACATCATTTTGGTCTGCCTTCATATGGTTTGTATAACAAACGTCAACACCCATCGAAATGCCTGTCAGTTTACCCATAAAGTGATCTTCTAAACCAGCACGGATAACTTGTTTAGAGTCATATAAATACTCTGGTCCTATGAATCCAACCACTGTATTAACTAGGAATGGATCAAATTTCTTAGCAAAGCCATAACATCTTGCTTCCATCGTTACTTGGTCAATGTTGTGGTGAGCGTCAGATGATAACTCAGATCCTTGCCCTGTTTCAAAGTACATCACGTTTGGTCCAACTGCAGTCCCAGTTTTTAATGCCATATCACGCGCTTCGTCTAACATGTTCGCGTCAATACCGAAAGCCGTATTCGCTTTTTCAGATCCTGCAATTGATTGGAAGACAAGGCCTGTTGGCGCTCCTTCTTCCATTGCTTGCATTTGTGTTGCCACATGGGCAAGCACTACGTGCTGAGTTGGGATGTCCCACTCTTCAATGAAATCATTGAACTCATGTAAAATTCGCTTAACACTTTCAGTTCCATCGTTTACAGGGTTAAGACCAATCGTTGCATCCCCAATTCCCATAGATAATCCTTCCATGACCGAAGCCATAATGCCATCTATGTTATCAGTCGGGTGATTAGGTTGCAGTCTTGCTGAGAATGTTCCAGCTTTACCAATTGTCGTATTGGCAGTTTTTTCAACGATAATTTTTTGTGCTCCTGCAATTAAATCCATGTTCGTCATGATTTTCGCTACAGCTGCAACCATCTCAGATGTTAATCCATTAGAAATCCGGTGAATATCGAAGTTTGTTGTATCATTACTCAAGATCCATTCTCTTAACTCTGCGACTGTCCAGTTTTTGATTTTCTCGTATGTTCTTAAATTCACGCTATCAATAATAATACGAGTGACTTCATCTTTTTCATAAGGCACAGCAGGATTATTAAATATATCCGATAGCTTTAGATTCGCAACAACTGTCTTAGCTGCAACTCTTTCCTCTGCCGACTCAGCCGCTAATCCCGCAAGCTCATCGCCTGATTTTTCT from Aerococcaceae bacterium DSM 111021 includes these protein-coding regions:
- the eutC gene encoding ethanolamine ammonia-lyase subunit EutC, with the protein product MEQVELKELIRSILVDIVDDESVLKSSSHNSSSHDEVKEEAPVDVDDIKVPNKTPDNVEIEDGFIDDITEVNIREQYLVDNPNDKEGYLRLKKNTPARLGLGRSGTRYKTEPVLRFRADHAAAQDAVFSYVDDELIEEMNLTAVETLCGDKDTYVTRPDLGRKFSDEAKATIKKTIPNGADVAIVVGDGLSSAAIGANIKDIIPAIRQGLKTYNLDFGDIVFVKHCRVPAMDPIGDITGAKVVCLLIGERPGLVTAESMSAYIAYKPTVGMPEARRTVISNIHSQGTSAVEAGAYIADVIKEILDAKVSGVELKRVSKEE
- a CDS encoding BMC domain-containing protein is translated as MLSAIVASDAALKSADVNLLGNRRIRGGLTTVELYGDVAAVQSAVEAGVRALEGTNNLISSHVIARLDEQVENMLLKSIKTKKPKESEVIKETQEEPVIEEKPMIEETETGSSIQLFSAEEQPEESSQSEADSFTKESLSELKVTQLRALAYKQPLSGIEVSQIKNAEKDKLIEALVNEGGNN
- a CDS encoding acetaldehyde dehydrogenase (acetylating), which translates into the protein MSIEYKDLASIQETRQLLAKAKEAQLKLAQLSQEEIDTIVKVLSKAAYSQRVPLAKMAAEETGFGKWQDKVIKNAFASKYVTQAMEDMRTIGIINETDTVTEVAVPKGVIAGLIPSTNPTSTVIYKALISIKAGNTIVFSPHPSALKSIIETVKVMNEAGVKAGLPENSINVITTVTMDATQELMTNNDTNLILATGGSAMVKAAYSSGTPAIGVGPGNGPAFIENSADVPLAVKQIMESKTFDYGTVCASEQSIIVEKNNKERVVKELEKQGAYFLPKADAEKLEKFILRPDGRMNAKIVGRSPQYVGDLAGIDVPVSAKVLIAEESRVGIHAPYSREKLSTILAFYTVDTWKEALELSINILNQEGAGHTMGLHSKNDAIIKEFTLKAPVSRLLINTSATLGGIGATTDIFPAMTLGCGSVGGSSTSDNISPMNLFDIRRAAKGVKELDDIKRAENIKVDDVATDTSKVDINEDQLLDLLVEKVLQKLK
- a CDS encoding ethanolamine ammonia-lyase subunit EutB, which produces MILKTKLFGRVYEFKSVLEALAKANEEKSGDELAGLAAESAEERVAAKTVVANLKLSDIFNNPAVPYEKDEVTRIIIDSVNLRTYEKIKNWTVAELREWILSNDTTNFDIHRISNGLTSEMVAAVAKIMTNMDLIAGAQKIIVEKTANTTIGKAGTFSARLQPNHPTDNIDGIMASVMEGLSMGIGDATIGLNPVNDGTESVKRILHEFNDFIEEWDIPTQHVVLAHVATQMQAMEEGAPTGLVFQSIAGSEKANTAFGIDANMLDEARDMALKTGTAVGPNVMYFETGQGSELSSDAHHNIDQVTMEARCYGFAKKFDPFLVNTVVGFIGPEYLYDSKQVIRAGLEDHFMGKLTGISMGVDVCYTNHMKADQNDVENLAVLLGVAGVNFIMGIPNGDDVMLNYQTTGFQETATIRQLLNKRPIKEFDEWLEKMGFSENGQLTDLAGDASVFLTK
- the eutL gene encoding ethanolamine utilization microcompartment protein EutL; the protein is MRNERLGAEVLAVRIIPNVDEGLAKHLKLKSNQKSLGIITSDSDDVTYVALDEATKKSSVDVVYAKSFYGGADNANTKLAGEVIGIIAGPSPDEVRSGLDAARQVIERDASFYSANDDNSIIYFAHNVSRSGTYLSEVAGVREGEAIAYLIAPPLEAMIGLDAALKAADVEMKVLYEPPTETNFGGALLTGSQSACTAACDAFAAAVQAVADNPLAY